Part of the Imperialibacter roseus genome, GCCAAAAAAAGCATTGCATAACTGACTGCAGCTCTCAGTTGCTCCTTCTGAACATCAGTAAAGCAATAAGAAATGACAGGTTGATCTATTTCAAACATCTGATGAATATTTGGGTAGGCGCAAGCTACACCCAGAGAGCTAGTTATGCGAATCAACTCTTGCTCGAAACCAGCTTGCTGACTCATCGTTTTCGAAAGTGAGTGTTGCCTGAAGTTGACCAAAACATCAGGAACAGTTACAGTATGGCCAAGCCCAAAGTTGACCAAATACCGAATCCACCATTCTTTATCCATTAAAAAGTGTAGACTCTCATTCAAAACACCAATCTTTCGGTAGGCTGAGAGTCTGAAAAAAGTTTCGGGTTGGTCAATTCTTGCCCACCCTACAGTTTTGGCTAGATTCTCTGGATAGACGTCAGTTCCTGTTGAAATTTTTATCGTTCTATCGGGGTGCTCAAAAATTCGAGAGCGCCCCAAAACAGCTTGTACACGGGGATCGCCAAAGTTCATAGCGATAATGTTTAGTGCATCAGGCGAGTAATAGTCATCAGAGTTAAGCCAATTAAAAACATCCCCTGTTGCCATACGCAGGCCCTTATTTATTGCATGACTTTGCCCCCTATCTTTTATGCTCTCCCAATAAGTCAGATGCCTCTCATACTTTTTTATAATTTCAACAGAACCATCGGTGCTACCACCGTCGATAATAAGATACTCGATGTTTGAATACTTCTGATCAAGAACTGAGCAGATCGTTTGCTCAAGAAATTGCGCTTGATTAAAGGAAGGCGTAACTATAGTGATTTTGGGTCGACTCATTACTTAATTAAATTTTTAAGGAAGGCTTTCGTCCGAAAAGTCAAACTCTCCTGCACGAACTTAATTGGAGGCAGACCGGCTTTCTTCCGGTAGCTATGATAAAGGCCTTTCATGGGGTGGTTGCAATAGTAATTCCAGGGTTTATGTTCACCAATAAAATGAATGATTCTACCTAAGGAATTTGCCTCTCTCAGACCTTCTCGCCAAATGAAATTCCACTCAGATTCCATTTCCTTCCACCTATCTCTTAAAACGAAGTTTAAAGCATCTTGATCCCAATATTTTATCTTTTCCGGATTATCGACAAGAAATTTATATGCCTTCTCTGCAATCGCTTCATTTCTCCACCCCTCCAAATCAATCACGAGTACACCAGCATTAAAGTAGGGCTCATCTTCCCGTAACCCCAAATAGTTGTACAAGGTACCTTCCCCATCCTTGACCGCTGCAAGCAGATGGTCTCCTAACTCGAGTTCCCATATCCTTCTAACCTTGACTAACACCAAAATATCGCTGTCAAGATATAGAACACGACTTAAACCTTTTGGCAAGAGGTTCGGAACCATTAGTCTGAAATACGTTGCAATACTAATATGGCCAAAAACAGGTGCCTTTTTTAATACTTGATCATCAACCAGAATTAAGTGTAATCGATTGGAAAAACTAGTTACAATCCTATTAATAGGCGCTACTTCCTGGCTGCTAAGGCCAGAATGAAGTAAATAAATTTCAAATTCCTCGTCTTGGTTGTGATGAAATAGCGAGAAAAGCATCGTAGCCAGATGGAAAGTATAGGAGACATCTACTGCACAACAAATGGATATTTGGCTTTTCATTTTTGAAGCACTACAAAAACCGAATGAAAAAATGGAGACTGAAGCGATGAAATATTTTGAAGCCTACCCTGCACCAAATATCCTCTAACTTTTGAAAGGAAAAACCTAGTTAATTTAAAAACAAAAGCTCCAAAAACTCCAGCATTTTGTGTCCGTTCCATAAAGCTGACTTCAAGAAAGGTACCTAAAACATCCCACCCGGTCCCTAGCTTTTGCACATCAGAAACCCGAAGCGAATGCCGTTGAGCAAAATGTTCTAGTGCAAATGGTGTGGGCCTCCAATAGTCAAAGGGCTCTTCGTGCAAGAAGTAAAAGAAAGGGGTTGTTATTATCATGACTCCACCAGGCCGCAGTAATTTCTGAAAGTTTTCAAAAGCCTGTTCCCAGTTAGCTACATGTTCCAAAACCTCAGTGCACAAAATCACATCAAATTGATTGAGTGGAACCTCATCGGGAAGAGGCTTGTCTATAGCTGCCAGATAATCGACATTTCGACTTCTGTTTTGCGCAACATCGAGGCTGTTGTAGACCATTCCTTTCTTTTCAATAAGCTGCCTAAACGGTTGTTCGCCGCATCCAGCATCCAACACCTGACGTCCATTGTCGACAGGTTCGAGAAATGAGAAAAATTCTTCAACTTTCAGGGAGACCAAAGGCTTGATGTATCTTTCCGGAGACTTTTGCATGGTTGATTCTTTGACCATTTACTGCCTCACCTTAGGCATTTTTATTTCTATGGGCGATGACTCACCAACGAGCCAGTTCGCATCGTCCAGATATGTTGCATTGCCTTGCGCCCAAGGATACTCATCATGAACGATGTTACTGATAGAAAACTCAAAGGAACAAATCCTATCAAGATTTTCGATTAATTTCAAGCCACTTCTATCGCTTAACCAAGTCGTAATCCAGTACTGGCCTTCAAAAAGTTTGGCCTTTGGAATAACACATTTGATTTTGACTTGCCCTTCACGTGCACCAAAATCATAGTCCGAAGCGTAAAGCCAATAATATCCAACATTGACATTGTTGGCATTTACAATCTGGAATGAAAAGCAAGCACCCTTGATCGATTCATTGACAACAATATCAAATTCAATCGTAAGTTCACTACCCCAACGATGACCAACCGTATCATTGTCGTTTACAACCAAGATTTCCCTCACGTACATTCCGCCAAATCCTGCTGTATTGAGGTACCTATTATTCGAATCGTTGTTGGATTGAAGCAAATATTTACTAATCACACTTTTAGTGTCTGCCATGTAGTCAAGTCTTCCCTCAACCAGATAGGCACACGAGGACGTTAGCTTTTGCACCGCCTCCATGTTATGGCTGACAAATAGAACAGTTCTACCTTCTCCAGCCACCTGTTGCATCTTTCCGAGACACTTCTTCTGGAAGTCGAAGTCTCCCACTGCTAAAACCTCATCAATAATCAATATTTCCGGCTCCAGATGAGCGGCTACGGCAAAAGCGAGCCTAACCTTCATTCCACTGCTGTAGTGTTTGATAGGTGTGTCTATGAACTTACTGACACCACTAAACTCAACAATTTCATCGAATTTAGCTTTTACCTCTGTCCGCCTCATTCCAAGTATAGTGCCATTCAAGTAGATATTTTCCCTTCCCGAAAGCTCGGGATGAAATCCAGTCCCTACCTCCAACAATGACGACACCCTGCCAAATATTTTAATGCTGCCGCTGGTCGGGTAGGTAATTCTACTGAGTATCTTTAATAAAGTACTTTTTCCAGCACCATTTCTGCCAATGATGCCTACAGCCTCTCCTTCATTCACTTGAAAGCTTAAATCCTTCAGCGCCCAAAACTCTGTGTCCTCTCTGGCACCGCTCCTCTTGAAAATATTTCTCAGGCTTTCCCCCATCGAACCAGCCTTTTGTTGCCCGAGTTCATATCTTTTGGAAACCGCCTCAACCTCTATAGCTCTGTTCATCTTTAACTACACAATATCAGCTATGATTCTTTCTGTTCGGTGAAAATAGAGCACTCCTGTAACAAACAAGAACATCGTAACCCCAAAAGAGAAATAGCTATAATAGCTCAATTCACCCACTCCTATCAAACTCCACCTCATCCCCTCCACAATTCCCGCCATAGGGTTTAAATAATAATATGGCTGCCATATGTCCGGCACTATAGATGAGGGATAGGCAATAGGAGTAGCGTACAGCCCAATCTGCACCATAAATGGAACTACATGCTGAAAATCTCGAAATCTTATTGTAAGTGCACTTAGCCAGATTCCCATTGCCAGCGAGCAAAAAAAGTTCAATAACATAAATATAAATACAAAGCCCACATTGCTACTGAATGGCTGTTGATAGTATAACATCAAAACACCCAATAACACTAAGGCGACCACAAAGTCAATCAAACCAACTATTGCTTTGCTGAGCGGCAGGACAAGCCTGGGAAAATAAATCTTCTTTACCATTTCCTGTGCTCCAATAATGGAACCCCCGCTTTGTGCCATCACAAAAGCAAAATAACTCCACGCACTCATGGCCGCCAATGCAAAAATCGGATAGGGCACCCCTCCTGTGTCAACATTAATTGCCTTTCCAAAAATTAACGTGAAAATAAATAGGGTCACAATTGGCTGAACAACCACCCATGCAAGTCCGAGAAATGTCTGCGCATATCTAACCCTGAGATCCTTGTAGGTCAGAACTAGGAAAAGATCTCTGTAATCAAGCAACTCTCTAAAGTTTACCTTCCACCACGGTCGACTACTAACGATTAATGTGAGTTTTCTTTTATCCATTACCTCACAGCTCTTTTACGTTTGAAGTATATGACGAAAATACTGTATGCGAACAATGGCATAACTGGAATCCTGTATCTGGCCAATGATCCAAAATTAAAAGTTGACACACCTATTGCGAAGCAAAAAACCATTGTGAACACGAAAAAAAAAGAAATTAAGGGGTCTCTGAATATTTCACTGAAGAAAGAAATGACTCCTACTTTGAAAAAAGCGAAACTAAAAAAGCCAAATAAAACAAGGCTCTCGATAGCCGTCAGCAGCATTACAGGATTTCGAACTTCCCATATATAAGGACGAAAAAGAGACACCCAAACACCCGGAACAAATTTCCTTACGAGGCCGGGAGGACTAAAGTCGTCGTCACCCAGGCTATACCCCGACCCTCCTTCCACTTGGCTTACATAGTAGAGCCACTCTGCTGATACCCTGGCTGTTTCAATCATCGAATCTAGAGAATATTTTCTGTTGTCCTCGCCAAGCTTAAGTGCGGCAAAATACATACTGTAAAGCACGCCCACAATGAGAATTGGTGTCAAAAGTATCCTCATTACTGTACTTTTGACCGCCCGTGAAAAATAAAAAAAGTATATAAATAACACAGCGCCAGGAATAAGACTAAGCGCTATATAAATCTTGATATGGTAAAGCACATAAGTCGATCCTAACAAAATGATGAAATTAAGCAGTGTCACTCTTTTCCATTTCACAATCTCAAGCAGTGAATAAATAAAAAAACCCAAGCTGGCAAACGTGAGTGTGTCCTTCAAAATTCCGGATCCCCAAAAAAAGACTGATGGGATGAAAAGCACCGCCAGCGCAGTCCATTTGCCTATCCATGGACTATATTTATCCAGTGCATAAAAAAGCGCCCAAGTGCCGGAAAAGCTGATAGCCGCAAAGCACAGAGAAATCGCATAATAGGAGTTAAGCGTAAAAATGGCCAGCAAACCCGCCACTCGTACAATACTGTAAGAAGGCAAATCACCAAAAAAGATAATCCTTGATGCATATTGAAAAGCGTCCGCCGGGTACTCAGCACCTGCAGTTATCAAGCTAATCGCTTTTGTCGGGGAATCGAGAAATGCCTCCCAAACTATTTTGGCACCCCAATTATAGTAATTCATTGTATCCCCTCCCCCATAATAAAACTGATACACAAACCCCAAAGCTATCGCCCCAACAAACTTGACAGTCAAGCCGGGAATGAAATACTTGCGGGTGTCACTATTAGTCACTTTTGGCCTGATCCAGTAGGCAAGAGCATACAAGAGGAGGAGGTAAATAGGTGTGACAATAAGGTCTTGGAGGCCCATAAAAGTTAAATACAGGTCGCAAATTACTAATTATATCGGAACACCTGCGCTTCGTAGCCACCTGTTAAGGCAGCATTTCGACGAATAACTGTCAATTGGGGATAAGCACAGTTTTATCATAAGCCAATCTTGCACTAATTTCACCGGGTGAAAATTCTTTTCCTCTTTCCCTATCCTCTAGAGCAAGCACCGTCGCAGCGCTTTCGGTTCGAACAGTACTTTGCAGCATTGCTTAAGGCGGGTCATTCTATCGACAGCCAGTCGTTTTGGGGGGAATACTACTGGAAGGTGCTCTACAAAAAGGGCAATGCTCTGCAAAAAGTGTGGGGGCTAGTCAATGGATTCGGTCGACGCTTCAAGGTACTTAGTCGGCTGCCATCCGCCGATTTCGTTTTTATCCACAGGGAGCTAACGCCGCTAGGGCCTCCCATTTTTGAATGGCTGATAATTAAGGTTTTCAGGAAGAAGGTCATTCTTGACTTCGATGATGCCATTTGGCTGCCCAATACTAGCGAAAGCAACAAAATAGCTGCCTGGCTAAAATGGCATTCAAAAACAGAAAGCGTCTGCCGATGGGCATGGAAAGTTTCTGCGGGCAACTCTTACCTGACCAACTATGCGAAGCAGTTCAATGACAACGTTGTGATCAACCCTACTACCATCGACACGGAGCATCACCACCGAATCAATAAAAAAACAAAGCACACCAACGACCCCATCCTTATCGGCTGGACGGGCAGCCACTCCACTCTCCCCTACCTCGATATGCTTTGGCCAGTGCTTGAGCAACTTTCCAAAGATGAAAATTTTTCCTTT contains:
- a CDS encoding glycosyltransferase family 2 protein; this encodes MSRPKITIVTPSFNQAQFLEQTICSVLDQKYSNIEYLIIDGGSTDGSVEIIKKYERHLTYWESIKDRGQSHAINKGLRMATGDVFNWLNSDDYYSPDALNIIAMNFGDPRVQAVLGRSRIFEHPDRTIKISTGTDVYPENLAKTVGWARIDQPETFFRLSAYRKIGVLNESLHFLMDKEWWIRYLVNFGLGHTVTVPDVLVNFRQHSLSKTMSQQAGFEQELIRITSSLGVACAYPNIHQMFEIDQPVISYCFTDVQKEQLRAAVSYAMLFLAEYFYYHRNDSRKAKLFLGNLEQSDLFPEDLRLHHKLQVRVNFLPSYLRRFYHKFS
- a CDS encoding ABC transporter ATP-binding protein, coding for MNRAIEVEAVSKRYELGQQKAGSMGESLRNIFKRSGAREDTEFWALKDLSFQVNEGEAVGIIGRNGAGKSTLLKILSRITYPTSGSIKIFGRVSSLLEVGTGFHPELSGRENIYLNGTILGMRRTEVKAKFDEIVEFSGVSKFIDTPIKHYSSGMKVRLAFAVAAHLEPEILIIDEVLAVGDFDFQKKCLGKMQQVAGEGRTVLFVSHNMEAVQKLTSSCAYLVEGRLDYMADTKSVISKYLLQSNNDSNNRYLNTAGFGGMYVREILVVNDNDTVGHRWGSELTIEFDIVVNESIKGACFSFQIVNANNVNVGYYWLYASDYDFGAREGQVKIKCVIPKAKLFEGQYWITTWLSDRSGLKLIENLDRICSFEFSISNIVHDEYPWAQGNATYLDDANWLVGESSPIEIKMPKVRQ
- a CDS encoding class I SAM-dependent methyltransferase, translating into MVKESTMQKSPERYIKPLVSLKVEEFFSFLEPVDNGRQVLDAGCGEQPFRQLIEKKGMVYNSLDVAQNRSRNVDYLAAIDKPLPDEVPLNQFDVILCTEVLEHVANWEQAFENFQKLLRPGGVMIITTPFFYFLHEEPFDYWRPTPFALEHFAQRHSLRVSDVQKLGTGWDVLGTFLEVSFMERTQNAGVFGAFVFKLTRFFLSKVRGYLVQGRLQNISSLQSPFFHSVFVVLQK
- a CDS encoding glycosyltransferase family 4 protein; its protein translation is MKILFLFPYPLEQAPSQRFRFEQYFAALLKAGHSIDSQSFWGEYYWKVLYKKGNALQKVWGLVNGFGRRFKVLSRLPSADFVFIHRELTPLGPPIFEWLIIKVFRKKVILDFDDAIWLPNTSESNKIAAWLKWHSKTESVCRWAWKVSAGNSYLTNYAKQFNDNVVINPTTIDTEHHHRINKKTKHTNDPILIGWTGSHSTLPYLDMLWPVLEQLSKDENFSFRVISNQPPLVNYSWLEFIAWNKETEIDDLAAIDIGVMPLTDDKWSKGKCGFKALQYMALEISTVASPVGVNTDIIKDGINGLMATNTEEWVFALKKLIKSTALRTQLSEEGRRTVENTYSVKANTRNFLELFGK
- a CDS encoding ABC transporter permease, encoding MDKRKLTLIVSSRPWWKVNFRELLDYRDLFLVLTYKDLRVRYAQTFLGLAWVVVQPIVTLFIFTLIFGKAINVDTGGVPYPIFALAAMSAWSYFAFVMAQSGGSIIGAQEMVKKIYFPRLVLPLSKAIVGLIDFVVALVLLGVLMLYYQQPFSSNVGFVFIFMLLNFFCSLAMGIWLSALTIRFRDFQHVVPFMVQIGLYATPIAYPSSIVPDIWQPYYYLNPMAGIVEGMRWSLIGVGELSYYSYFSFGVTMFLFVTGVLYFHRTERIIADIV
- a CDS encoding glycosyltransferase family 8 protein, with the translated sequence MKSQISICCAVDVSYTFHLATMLFSLFHHNQDEEFEIYLLHSGLSSQEVAPINRIVTSFSNRLHLILVDDQVLKKAPVFGHISIATYFRLMVPNLLPKGLSRVLYLDSDILVLVKVRRIWELELGDHLLAAVKDGEGTLYNYLGLREDEPYFNAGVLVIDLEGWRNEAIAEKAYKFLVDNPEKIKYWDQDALNFVLRDRWKEMESEWNFIWREGLREANSLGRIIHFIGEHKPWNYYCNHPMKGLYHSYRKKAGLPPIKFVQESLTFRTKAFLKNLIK